One genomic segment of Clavelina lepadiformis chromosome 3, kaClaLepa1.1, whole genome shotgun sequence includes these proteins:
- the LOC143449951 gene encoding uncharacterized protein LOC143449951 isoform X1: MKHIFVLLAVVALASAVPIVDQKKNEVAETELAKSDKDLLLQLRSYLAQSQSQSQVNAGHGAQAQHQSQSQVNAGHGAQAQHQSQSQVNTGHGAQAQHQSQSQVNTGHGAQAQQQSQSQVNTGHGAQAQHQSQSQVNTGHGAQAQHQSQSQVNAGHGAQAQQQSQSQVNAGHGAQAQHQSQSQAQFGRRRYQGQSQSQSQINAGHGAQAQHQSQSQVNAGHGAQAQHQSQSQVNAGHGAQAQQQSQSQVNVGHGAQAQHQSQSQVNAGHGAQAQHQSQSQVNAGHGAQAQQQSQSQVNVGHGAQAQHQSQSQAQFGRRRYQGQSQSQSQVNAGHGAQAQHQSQSQVNAGHGAQAQQQSQSQINAGHGAQAQHQSQSQAQFGRRRYQGQSQSQSQVNAGHGAQAQHQSQSQVNAGHGAQAQHQSQSQVNTGHGAQAQHQSQSQVNAGYGAQAQHQSQSQVNAGHGAQAQHQSQSQVNAGHGAQAQHQSQSQVNAGHGAQAQHQSQSQVNAGHGAQAQHQSQSQVNAGHGAQAQQQSQSQVNAGHGAQAQQQSQSQINAGHGAQAQHQSQSQAQFGRRRYQGQSQSQSQVNAGHGAQAQHQSQSQVNAGHGAQAQHQSQSQVNAGHGAQAQHQSQSQVNAGHGAQAQQQSQSQINAGHGAQAKHQSQSQAQFGRRRYQGQSQSQSQVNAGHGAQAQHQSQSQVNAGHGAQAQHQSQSQINTGHGVQAQQQSQSQGQWHKRSEGELDSKVKRGFQHQHQGQTQVTIEIQHQGQSQSQVGTGSQSQTQTQGGQSQSQGQSQGGHPPNNKPPPPPPPPPKPGSPKPPPHPPSPPKPGSPKPPPPGNPHKSSKKSHKSSKGTKKSKGSKSKKSKKGSKKSKKH, from the exons ATGAAACACATCTTCGTCTTATTGGCAGTGGTAGCCCTTGCTTCCGCTGTTCCAATAGTGG aTCAGAAGAAAAACGAAGTGGCAGAAACTG AACTAGCTAAAAGTGACAAAGACCTCCTGCTTCAATTGAGATCTTATCTTGCACAATCTCAGTCGCAATCCCAGGTCAACGCTGGTCACGGTGCCCAAGCCCAACACCAAAGTCAATCCCAGGTCAACGCTGGTCACGGTGCCCAAGCCCAACACCAAAGTCAATCCCAGGTCAACACTGGTCATGGTGCCCAAGCCCAACACCAAAGTCAATCCCAGGTCAACACTGGTCATGGTGCCCAAGCCCAACAACAAAGTCAATCCCAGGTCAACACTGGTCATGGTGCCCAAGCCCAACACCAAAGTCAATCCCAGGTCAACACTGGTCATGGTGCCCAAGCCCAACACCAAAGTCAATCCCAGGTCAACGCTGGTCATGGTGCCCAAGCTCAACAACAAAGTCAATCCCAGGTCAACGCTGGTCACGGTGCCCAAGCTCAACATCAAAGTCAGTCACAAGCACAGTTTGGTCGACGCAGATACCAAGGTCAATCACAATCTCAATCCCAGATTAACGCTGGTCACGGTGCCCAAGCCCAACACCAAAGTCAATCCCAGGTCAACGCTGGTCACGGTGCCCAAGCTCAACACCAAAGTCAATCCCAGGTTAACGCTGGTCACGGTGCCCAAGCCCAACAACAAAGTCAATCCCAGGTCAACGTTGGTCACGGTGCTCAAGCCCAACACCAAAGTCAATCCCAGGTCAACGCTGGTCACGGTGCCCAAGCTCAACACCAAAGTCAATCCCAGGTTAACGCTGGTCACGGTGCCCAAGCCCAACAACAAAGTCAATCCCAGGTCAACGTTGGTCACGGTGCTCAAGCTCAACACCAAAGTCAGTCCCAAGCTCAGTTTGGTCGACGCAGATACCAAGGTCAATCACAATCTCAGTCTCAGGTCAACGCTGGTCACGGTGCCCAAGCCCAACACCAAAGTCAATCCCAAGTCAACGCTGGTCACGGTGCGCAAGCTCAACAACAAAGTCAATCCCAGATTAACGCTGGTCATGGTGCCCAAGCTCAACATCAAAGTCAGTCCCAAGCGCAGTTTGGTCGACGCAGATACCAAGGTCAATCACAATCTCAATCTCAGGTCAACGCTGGTCACGGTGCCCAAGCTCAACACCAAAGTCAATCCCAGGTAAACGCTGGTCACGGTGCTCAAGCCCAACACCAAAGTCAATCCCAGGTCAACACTGGTCACGGTGCTCAAGCCCAACACCAAAGTCAATCCCAGGTAAACGCTGGTTATGGTGCCCAAGCCCAACACCAAAGTCAATCCCAGGTCAACGCTGGTCATGGTGCCCAAGCCCAACACCAAAGTCAATCCCAGGTCAACGCTGGTCACGGTGCCCAAGCTCAACACCAAAGTCAATCCCAGGTCAACGCTGGTCACGGTGCCCAAGCCCAACACCAAAGTCAATCCCAGGTTAACGCTGGTCACGGTGCCCAAGCCCAACACCAAAGTCAATCCCAGGTCAACGCTGGTCACGGTGCGCAAGCTCAACAACAAAGTCAATCCCAGGTCAACGCTGGTCACGGTGCGCAAGCTCAACAACAAAGTCAATCCCAGATTAACGCTGGTCATGGTGCCCAAGCTCAACACCAAAGTCAGTCCCAAGCGCAGTTTGGTCGACGCAGATACCAAGGTCAATCACAATCTCAATCTCAGGTCAACGCTGGTCACGGTGCCCAAGCTCAACACCAAAGTCAATCCCAGGTAAACGCTGGTCACGGTGCCCAAGCCCAACACCAAAGTCAATCCCAGGTCAACGCTGGTCACGGTGCCCAAGCCCAACACCAAAGTCAATCCCAGGTCAACGCTGGTCATGGTGCGCAAGCTCAACAACAAAGTCAATCCCAGATTAACGCTGGTCATGGTGCCCAAGCTAAACACCAAAGTCAGTCCCAAGCGCAGTTTGGTCGACGCAGATACCAAGGTCAATCACAATCTCAATCTCAGGTCAACGCTGGTCACGGTGCCCAAGCTCAACACCAAAGTCAATCCCAGGTAAACGCTGGTCACGGTGCTCAAGCCCAACACCAAAGTCAATCCCAGATCAACACTGGTCACGGTGTTCAAGCCCAACAACAAAGTCAGTCTCAAGGACAGTGGCACAAGCGTTCAGAAGGTGAGTTAGATTCCAAAGTCAAACGGGGTTTTCAACACCAACATCAGGGTCAAACGCAAGTAACCATAGAAATTCAACACCAAGGACAATCTCAGTCTCAGGTCGGGACAGGTTCGCAATCCCAGACGCAAACCCAAGGGGGTCAGTCACAGTCACAGGGTCAATCACAAGGAGGCCACCCCCCCAATAACAAACCTCCACCCCCTCCTCCCCCACCTCCTAAGCCTGGAAGTCCAAAACCTCCACCTCATCCTCCATCACCCCCGAAGCCTGGAAGCCCAAAACCTCCACCTCCCGGAAATCCCCACAAAAGCTCTAAAAAATCTCACAAAAGCTCAAAGGGAACCAAAAAGTCTAAAGGGTCTAAATCcaagaaatcaaaaaagggttcaaagaaaagcaaaaaacactAA
- the LOC143449951 gene encoding uncharacterized protein LOC143449951 isoform X4, which produces MKHIFVLLAVVALASAVPIVDQKKNEVAETELAKSDKDLLLQLRSYLAQSQSQSQVNAGHGAQAQHQSQSQVNAGHGAQAQHQSQSQVNTGHGAQAQHQSQSQVNTGHGAQAQQQSQSQVNTGHGAQAQHQSQSQVNTGHGAQAQHQSQSQVNAGHGAQAQQQSQSQVNAGHGAQAQHQSQSQAQFGRRRYQGQSQSQSQINAGHGAQAQHQSQSQVNAGHGAQAQHQSQSQVNAGHGAQAQQQSQSQVNVGHGAQAQHQSQSQVNAGHGAQAQHQSQSQVNAGHGAQAQQQSQSQVNVGHGAQAQHQSQSQAQFGRRRYQGQSQSQSQVNAGHGAQAQHQSQSQVNAGHGAQAQQQSQSQINAGHGAQAQHQSQSQAQFGRRRYQGQSQSQSQVNAGHGAQAQHQSQSQVNAGHGAQAQHQSQSQVNTGHGAQAQHQSQSQVNAGYGAQAQHQSQSQVNAGHGAQAQHQSQSQVNAGHGAQAQHQSQSQVNAGHGAQAQHQSQSQVNAGHGAQAQHQSQSQVNAGHGAQAQQQSQSQVNAGHGAQAQQQSQSQINAGHGAQAQHQSQSQAQFGRRRYQGQSQSQSQVNAGHGAQAQHQSQSQVNAGHGAQAQHQSQSQVNAGHGAQAQHQSQSQVNAGHGAQAQQQSQSQINAGHGAQAKHQSQSQAQFGRRRYQGQSQSQSQVNAGHGAQAQHQSQSQVNAGHGAQAQHQSQSQINTGHGVQAQQQSQSQGQWHKRSEEPN; this is translated from the exons ATGAAACACATCTTCGTCTTATTGGCAGTGGTAGCCCTTGCTTCCGCTGTTCCAATAGTGG aTCAGAAGAAAAACGAAGTGGCAGAAACTG AACTAGCTAAAAGTGACAAAGACCTCCTGCTTCAATTGAGATCTTATCTTGCACAATCTCAGTCGCAATCCCAGGTCAACGCTGGTCACGGTGCCCAAGCCCAACACCAAAGTCAATCCCAGGTCAACGCTGGTCACGGTGCCCAAGCCCAACACCAAAGTCAATCCCAGGTCAACACTGGTCATGGTGCCCAAGCCCAACACCAAAGTCAATCCCAGGTCAACACTGGTCATGGTGCCCAAGCCCAACAACAAAGTCAATCCCAGGTCAACACTGGTCATGGTGCCCAAGCCCAACACCAAAGTCAATCCCAGGTCAACACTGGTCATGGTGCCCAAGCCCAACACCAAAGTCAATCCCAGGTCAACGCTGGTCATGGTGCCCAAGCTCAACAACAAAGTCAATCCCAGGTCAACGCTGGTCACGGTGCCCAAGCTCAACATCAAAGTCAGTCACAAGCACAGTTTGGTCGACGCAGATACCAAGGTCAATCACAATCTCAATCCCAGATTAACGCTGGTCACGGTGCCCAAGCCCAACACCAAAGTCAATCCCAGGTCAACGCTGGTCACGGTGCCCAAGCTCAACACCAAAGTCAATCCCAGGTTAACGCTGGTCACGGTGCCCAAGCCCAACAACAAAGTCAATCCCAGGTCAACGTTGGTCACGGTGCTCAAGCCCAACACCAAAGTCAATCCCAGGTCAACGCTGGTCACGGTGCCCAAGCTCAACACCAAAGTCAATCCCAGGTTAACGCTGGTCACGGTGCCCAAGCCCAACAACAAAGTCAATCCCAGGTCAACGTTGGTCACGGTGCTCAAGCTCAACACCAAAGTCAGTCCCAAGCTCAGTTTGGTCGACGCAGATACCAAGGTCAATCACAATCTCAGTCTCAGGTCAACGCTGGTCACGGTGCCCAAGCCCAACACCAAAGTCAATCCCAAGTCAACGCTGGTCACGGTGCGCAAGCTCAACAACAAAGTCAATCCCAGATTAACGCTGGTCATGGTGCCCAAGCTCAACATCAAAGTCAGTCCCAAGCGCAGTTTGGTCGACGCAGATACCAAGGTCAATCACAATCTCAATCTCAGGTCAACGCTGGTCACGGTGCCCAAGCTCAACACCAAAGTCAATCCCAGGTAAACGCTGGTCACGGTGCTCAAGCCCAACACCAAAGTCAATCCCAGGTCAACACTGGTCACGGTGCTCAAGCCCAACACCAAAGTCAATCCCAGGTAAACGCTGGTTATGGTGCCCAAGCCCAACACCAAAGTCAATCCCAGGTCAACGCTGGTCATGGTGCCCAAGCCCAACACCAAAGTCAATCCCAGGTCAACGCTGGTCACGGTGCCCAAGCTCAACACCAAAGTCAATCCCAGGTCAACGCTGGTCACGGTGCCCAAGCCCAACACCAAAGTCAATCCCAGGTTAACGCTGGTCACGGTGCCCAAGCCCAACACCAAAGTCAATCCCAGGTCAACGCTGGTCACGGTGCGCAAGCTCAACAACAAAGTCAATCCCAGGTCAACGCTGGTCACGGTGCGCAAGCTCAACAACAAAGTCAATCCCAGATTAACGCTGGTCATGGTGCCCAAGCTCAACACCAAAGTCAGTCCCAAGCGCAGTTTGGTCGACGCAGATACCAAGGTCAATCACAATCTCAATCTCAGGTCAACGCTGGTCACGGTGCCCAAGCTCAACACCAAAGTCAATCCCAGGTAAACGCTGGTCACGGTGCCCAAGCCCAACACCAAAGTCAATCCCAGGTCAACGCTGGTCACGGTGCCCAAGCCCAACACCAAAGTCAATCCCAGGTCAACGCTGGTCATGGTGCGCAAGCTCAACAACAAAGTCAATCCCAGATTAACGCTGGTCATGGTGCCCAAGCTAAACACCAAAGTCAGTCCCAAGCGCAGTTTGGTCGACGCAGATACCAAGGTCAATCACAATCTCAATCTCAGGTCAACGCTGGTCACGGTGCCCAAGCTCAACACCAAAGTCAATCCCAGGTAAACGCTGGTCACGGTGCTCAAGCCCAACACCAAAGTCAATCCCAGATCAACACTGGTCACGGTGTTCAAGCCCAACAACAAAGTCAGTCTCAAGGACAGTGGCACAAGCGTTCAGAAG AACCGAACTGA
- the LOC143449951 gene encoding uncharacterized protein LOC143449951 isoform X3: protein MKHIFVLLAVVALASAVPIVDQKKNEVAETELAKSDKDLLLQLRSYLAQSQSQSQVNAGHGAQAQHQSQSQVNAGHGAQAQHQSQSQVNTGHGAQAQHQSQSQVNTGHGAQAQQQSQSQVNTGHGAQAQHQSQSQVNTGHGAQAQHQSQSQVNAGHGAQAQQQSQSQVNAGHGAQAQHQSQSQAQFGRRRYQGQSQSQSQINAGHGAQAQHQSQSQVNAGHGAQAQHQSQSQVNAGHGAQAQQQSQSQVNVGHGAQAQHQSQSQVNAGHGAQAQHQSQSQVNAGHGAQAQQQSQSQINAGHGAQAQHQSQSQAQFGRRRYQGQSQSQSQVNAGHGAQAQHQSQSQVNAGHGAQAQHQSQSQVNTGHGAQAQHQSQSQVNAGYGAQAQHQSQSQVNAGHGAQAQHQSQSQVNAGHGAQAQHQSQSQVNAGHGAQAQHQSQSQVNAGHGAQAQHQSQSQVNAGHGAQAQQQSQSQVNAGHGAQAQQQSQSQINAGHGAQAQHQSQSQAQFGRRRYQGQSQSQSQVNAGHGAQAQHQSQSQVNAGHGAQAQHQSQSQVNAGHGAQAQHQSQSQVNAGHGAQAQQQSQSQINAGHGAQAKHQSQSQAQFGRRRYQGQSQSQSQVNAGHGAQAQHQSQSQVNAGHGAQAQHQSQSQINTGHGVQAQQQSQSQGQWHKRSEGELDSKVKRGFQHQHQGQTQVTIEIQHQGQSQSQVGTGSQSQTQTQGGQSQSQGQSQGGHPPNNKPPPPPPPPPKPGSPKPPPHPPSPPKPGSPKPPPPGNPHKSSKKSHKSSKGTKKSKGSKSKKSKKGSKKSKKH, encoded by the exons ATGAAACACATCTTCGTCTTATTGGCAGTGGTAGCCCTTGCTTCCGCTGTTCCAATAGTGG aTCAGAAGAAAAACGAAGTGGCAGAAACTG AACTAGCTAAAAGTGACAAAGACCTCCTGCTTCAATTGAGATCTTATCTTGCACAATCTCAGTCGCAATCCCAGGTCAACGCTGGTCACGGTGCCCAAGCCCAACACCAAAGTCAATCCCAGGTCAACGCTGGTCACGGTGCCCAAGCCCAACACCAAAGTCAATCCCAGGTCAACACTGGTCATGGTGCCCAAGCCCAACACCAAAGTCAATCCCAGGTCAACACTGGTCATGGTGCCCAAGCCCAACAACAAAGTCAATCCCAGGTCAACACTGGTCATGGTGCCCAAGCCCAACACCAAAGTCAATCCCAGGTCAACACTGGTCATGGTGCCCAAGCCCAACACCAAAGTCAATCCCAGGTCAACGCTGGTCATGGTGCCCAAGCTCAACAACAAAGTCAATCCCAGGTCAACGCTGGTCACGGTGCCCAAGCTCAACATCAAAGTCAGTCACAAGCACAGTTTGGTCGACGCAGATACCAAGGTCAATCACAATCTCAATCCCAGATTAACGCTGGTCACGGTGCCCAAGCCCAACACCAAAGTCAATCCCAGGTCAACGCTGGTCACGGTGCCCAAGCTCAACACCAAAGTCAATCCCAGGTTAACGCTGGTCACGGTGCCCAAGCCCAACAACAAAGTCAATCCCAGGTCAACGTTGGTCACGGTGCTCAAGCCCAACACCAAAGTCAATCCCAG GTCAACGCTGGTCACGGTGCCCAAGCCCAACACCAAAGTCAATCCCAAGTCAACGCTGGTCACGGTGCGCAAGCTCAACAACAAAGTCAATCCCAGATTAACGCTGGTCATGGTGCCCAAGCTCAACATCAAAGTCAGTCCCAAGCGCAGTTTGGTCGACGCAGATACCAAGGTCAATCACAATCTCAATCTCAGGTCAACGCTGGTCACGGTGCCCAAGCTCAACACCAAAGTCAATCCCAGGTAAACGCTGGTCACGGTGCTCAAGCCCAACACCAAAGTCAATCCCAGGTCAACACTGGTCACGGTGCTCAAGCCCAACACCAAAGTCAATCCCAGGTAAACGCTGGTTATGGTGCCCAAGCCCAACACCAAAGTCAATCCCAGGTCAACGCTGGTCATGGTGCCCAAGCCCAACACCAAAGTCAATCCCAGGTCAACGCTGGTCACGGTGCCCAAGCTCAACACCAAAGTCAATCCCAGGTCAACGCTGGTCACGGTGCCCAAGCCCAACACCAAAGTCAATCCCAGGTTAACGCTGGTCACGGTGCCCAAGCCCAACACCAAAGTCAATCCCAGGTCAACGCTGGTCACGGTGCGCAAGCTCAACAACAAAGTCAATCCCAGGTCAACGCTGGTCACGGTGCGCAAGCTCAACAACAAAGTCAATCCCAGATTAACGCTGGTCATGGTGCCCAAGCTCAACACCAAAGTCAGTCCCAAGCGCAGTTTGGTCGACGCAGATACCAAGGTCAATCACAATCTCAATCTCAGGTCAACGCTGGTCACGGTGCCCAAGCTCAACACCAAAGTCAATCCCAGGTAAACGCTGGTCACGGTGCCCAAGCCCAACACCAAAGTCAATCCCAGGTCAACGCTGGTCACGGTGCCCAAGCCCAACACCAAAGTCAATCCCAGGTCAACGCTGGTCATGGTGCGCAAGCTCAACAACAAAGTCAATCCCAGATTAACGCTGGTCATGGTGCCCAAGCTAAACACCAAAGTCAGTCCCAAGCGCAGTTTGGTCGACGCAGATACCAAGGTCAATCACAATCTCAATCTCAGGTCAACGCTGGTCACGGTGCCCAAGCTCAACACCAAAGTCAATCCCAGGTAAACGCTGGTCACGGTGCTCAAGCCCAACACCAAAGTCAATCCCAGATCAACACTGGTCACGGTGTTCAAGCCCAACAACAAAGTCAGTCTCAAGGACAGTGGCACAAGCGTTCAGAAGGTGAGTTAGATTCCAAAGTCAAACGGGGTTTTCAACACCAACATCAGGGTCAAACGCAAGTAACCATAGAAATTCAACACCAAGGACAATCTCAGTCTCAGGTCGGGACAGGTTCGCAATCCCAGACGCAAACCCAAGGGGGTCAGTCACAGTCACAGGGTCAATCACAAGGAGGCCACCCCCCCAATAACAAACCTCCACCCCCTCCTCCCCCACCTCCTAAGCCTGGAAGTCCAAAACCTCCACCTCATCCTCCATCACCCCCGAAGCCTGGAAGCCCAAAACCTCCACCTCCCGGAAATCCCCACAAAAGCTCTAAAAAATCTCACAAAAGCTCAAAGGGAACCAAAAAGTCTAAAGGGTCTAAATCcaagaaatcaaaaaagggttcaaagaaaagcaaaaaacactAA
- the LOC143449951 gene encoding uncharacterized protein LOC143449951 isoform X2, with protein MKHIFVLLAVVALASAVPIVDQKKNEVAETELAKSDKDLLLQLRSYLAQSQSQSQVNAGHGAQAQHQSQSQVNAGHGAQAQHQSQSQVNTGHGAQAQHQSQSQVNTGHGAQAQQQSQSQVNTGHGAQAQHQSQSQVNTGHGAQAQHQSQSQVNAGHGAQAQQQSQSQVNAGHGAQAQHQSQSQAQFGRRRYQGQSQSQSQINAGHGAQAQHQSQSQVNAGHGAQAQHQSQSQVNAGHGAQAQQQSQSQVNVGHGAQAQHQSQSQVNAGHGAQAQHQSQSQVNAGHGAQAQQQSQSQVNVGHGAQAQHQSQSQAQFGRRRYQGQSQSQSQVNAGHGAQAQHQSQSQVNAGHGAQAQQQSQSQINAGHGAQAQHQSQSQAQFGRRRYQGQSQSQSQVNAGHGAQAQHQSQSQVNAGHGAQAQHQSQSQVNTGHGAQAQHQSQSQVNAGYGAQAQHQSQSQVNAGHGAQAQHQSQSQVNAGHGAQAQHQSQSQVNAGHGAQAQHQSQSQVNAGHGAQAQHQSQSQVNAGHGAQAQQQSQSQVNAGHGAQAQQQSQSQINAGHGAQAQHQSQSQAQFGRRRYQGQSQSQSQVNAGHGAQAQHQSQSQVNAGHGAQAQHQSQSQVNAGHGAQAQHQSQSQVNAGHGAQAQQQSQSQINAGHGAQAQHQSQSQVNAGHGAQAQHQSQSQINTGHGVQAQQQSQSQGQWHKRSEGELDSKVKRGFQHQHQGQTQVTIEIQHQGQSQSQVGTGSQSQTQTQGGQSQSQGQSQGGHPPNNKPPPPPPPPPKPGSPKPPPHPPSPPKPGSPKPPPPGNPHKSSKKSHKSSKGTKKSKGSKSKKSKKGSKKSKKH; from the exons ATGAAACACATCTTCGTCTTATTGGCAGTGGTAGCCCTTGCTTCCGCTGTTCCAATAGTGG aTCAGAAGAAAAACGAAGTGGCAGAAACTG AACTAGCTAAAAGTGACAAAGACCTCCTGCTTCAATTGAGATCTTATCTTGCACAATCTCAGTCGCAATCCCAGGTCAACGCTGGTCACGGTGCCCAAGCCCAACACCAAAGTCAATCCCAGGTCAACGCTGGTCACGGTGCCCAAGCCCAACACCAAAGTCAATCCCAGGTCAACACTGGTCATGGTGCCCAAGCCCAACACCAAAGTCAATCCCAGGTCAACACTGGTCATGGTGCCCAAGCCCAACAACAAAGTCAATCCCAGGTCAACACTGGTCATGGTGCCCAAGCCCAACACCAAAGTCAATCCCAGGTCAACACTGGTCATGGTGCCCAAGCCCAACACCAAAGTCAATCCCAGGTCAACGCTGGTCATGGTGCCCAAGCTCAACAACAAAGTCAATCCCAGGTCAACGCTGGTCACGGTGCCCAAGCTCAACATCAAAGTCAGTCACAAGCACAGTTTGGTCGACGCAGATACCAAGGTCAATCACAATCTCAATCCCAGATTAACGCTGGTCACGGTGCCCAAGCCCAACACCAAAGTCAATCCCAGGTCAACGCTGGTCACGGTGCCCAAGCTCAACACCAAAGTCAATCCCAGGTTAACGCTGGTCACGGTGCCCAAGCCCAACAACAAAGTCAATCCCAGGTCAACGTTGGTCACGGTGCTCAAGCCCAACACCAAAGTCAATCCCAGGTCAACGCTGGTCACGGTGCCCAAGCTCAACACCAAAGTCAATCCCAGGTTAACGCTGGTCACGGTGCCCAAGCCCAACAACAAAGTCAATCCCAGGTCAACGTTGGTCACGGTGCTCAAGCTCAACACCAAAGTCAGTCCCAAGCTCAGTTTGGTCGACGCAGATACCAAGGTCAATCACAATCTCAGTCTCAGGTCAACGCTGGTCACGGTGCCCAAGCCCAACACCAAAGTCAATCCCAAGTCAACGCTGGTCACGGTGCGCAAGCTCAACAACAAAGTCAATCCCAGATTAACGCTGGTCATGGTGCCCAAGCTCAACATCAAAGTCAGTCCCAAGCGCAGTTTGGTCGACGCAGATACCAAGGTCAATCACAATCTCAATCTCAGGTCAACGCTGGTCACGGTGCCCAAGCTCAACACCAAAGTCAATCCCAGGTAAACGCTGGTCACGGTGCTCAAGCCCAACACCAAAGTCAATCCCAGGTCAACACTGGTCACGGTGCTCAAGCCCAACACCAAAGTCAATCCCAGGTAAACGCTGGTTATGGTGCCCAAGCCCAACACCAAAGTCAATCCCAGGTCAACGCTGGTCATGGTGCCCAAGCCCAACACCAAAGTCAATCCCAGGTCAACGCTGGTCACGGTGCCCAAGCTCAACACCAAAGTCAATCCCAGGTCAACGCTGGTCACGGTGCCCAAGCCCAACACCAAAGTCAATCCCAGGTTAACGCTGGTCACGGTGCCCAAGCCCAACACCAAAGTCAATCCCAGGTCAACGCTGGTCACGGTGCGCAAGCTCAACAACAAAGTCAATCCCAGGTCAACGCTGGTCACGGTGCGCAAGCTCAACAACAAAGTCAATCCCAGATTAACGCTGGTCATGGTGCCCAAGCTCAACACCAAAGTCAGTCCCAAGCGCAGTTTGGTCGACGCAGATACCAAGGTCAATCACAATCTCAATCTCAGGTCAACGCTGGTCACGGTGCCCAAGCTCAACACCAAAGTCAATCCCAGGTAAACGCTGGTCACGGTGCCCAAGCCCAACACCAAAGTCAATCCCAGGTCAACGCTGGTCACGGTGCCCAAGCCCAACACCAAAGTCAATCCCAGGTCAACGCTGGTCATGGTGCGCAAGCTCAACAACAAAGTCAATCCCAGATT AACGCTGGTCACGGTGCCCAAGCTCAACACCAAAGTCAATCCCAGGTAAACGCTGGTCACGGTGCTCAAGCCCAACACCAAAGTCAATCCCAGATCAACACTGGTCACGGTGTTCAAGCCCAACAACAAAGTCAGTCTCAAGGACAGTGGCACAAGCGTTCAGAAGGTGAGTTAGATTCCAAAGTCAAACGGGGTTTTCAACACCAACATCAGGGTCAAACGCAAGTAACCATAGAAATTCAACACCAAGGACAATCTCAGTCTCAGGTCGGGACAGGTTCGCAATCCCAGACGCAAACCCAAGGGGGTCAGTCACAGTCACAGGGTCAATCACAAGGAGGCCACCCCCCCAATAACAAACCTCCACCCCCTCCTCCCCCACCTCCTAAGCCTGGAAGTCCAAAACCTCCACCTCATCCTCCATCACCCCCGAAGCCTGGAAGCCCAAAACCTCCACCTCCCGGAAATCCCCACAAAAGCTCTAAAAAATCTCACAAAAGCTCAAAGGGAACCAAAAAGTCTAAAGGGTCTAAATCcaagaaatcaaaaaagggttcaaagaaaagcaaaaaacactAA
- the LOC143449636 gene encoding uncharacterized protein LOC143449636, which produces MRYTLVGVAFVFLSVIISSSAKEEVAEITKRLKELAKDGFSKEEKLRLIQVRNLLSNYLAKKNLRYNRRGFQSQSQTQTGLNNGKGFQAQHQSQTQVNADGGDGFQSQSQSQSQGGHGTGAQIQHQSQSQIGGGSHGDGGQSQSQSQVQGGGGGGNSDGCHRLPLLPEEEKPATTKPPPPPPSKPESPKPPSSHSHKGSSKETKSSKKSKGSKDSKNSKSSKSSKKSKGSKSSKKR; this is translated from the exons ATGAGATATACACTTGTTGGTGTAGCCTTTGTATTTTTATCGGTTATCATTTCTTCTTCAGCAAAAG AAGAGGTAGCCGAGATTACGAAACGGCTAAAGGAGCTGGCTAAAGATG GCTTCTCCAAAGAGGAAAAGCTCAGACTGATACAAGTACGGAACCTTCTTTCAAATTATCTGGCCAAGAAGAACTTACGATACAATCGACGTGGATTCCAGTCTCAGTCCCAGACACAAACAGGCCTTAACAATGGGAAAGGATTTCAAGCTCAGCACCAAAGTCAAACGCAGGTAAATGCAGACGGAGGAGATGGCTTTCAGTCTCAATCCCAGTCGCAATCACAAGGTGGTCATGGCACCGGTGCACAAATCCAACATCAATCGCAGTCTCAGATTGGCGGTGGTAGTCATGGTGATGGTGGCCAATCGCAGTCTCAATCCCAAGTGCAAGGTGGTGGTGGTGGCGGTAACAGTGATGGGTGTCATCGATTGCCTTTGTTACCAGAAGAAGAAAAACCTGCAACCACTAAACcacctcctcctcctccttcCAAGCCAGAAAGTCCAAAGCCCCCGTCTTCGCACTCCCACAAGGGAAGCTCTAAGGAAACAAAAAGTTCAAAGAAGTCAAAAGGTTCGAAGGATTCTAAAAATTCCAAGAGCTCTAAGAGttccaaaaaatcaaaagGCTCAAAAAGTAGTAAAAAACGCTAA